A segment of the Curtobacterium sp. MCSS17_007 genome:
CGCCATGTCTCAGATCGTAGACGACGTCGAGCCGGCGGCGGAACCCGGTGACGAACACCCGGACGACGCCGACCAGCGCCGCTTGGGGGAGCGGCTGCAGCGTCTGCGGACCGAACGGAAGTGGAGCCTGACCGAGCTCGCCGAGGAGTCCGGTGTCTCCCGCGCGATGATCAACCGCGTCGAGCGCGGGGTCTCGAGCCCGACGGCGACGATCCTCGGCAGGCTGTCCGGTGCGTTCGGGCTCACGATCTCGCAGCTCCTCGACGAGGCACTCGACCACGAGGTGCCCAGGGCGACCGACCCGGACGAGGCACGTGGCGTCCAGCGCGGCGCGACCGCCGACTCGTGGACCGACCCCGAGACCGGGTACCGCCGCCGTCCGGTCTCGAGTGCAGACTTCCCCGCGGACGTCACCGAGGTGCGCCTCCCGGCCGGTGAACAGGTGGCCTACCCGGCGTCCGCCTACGCGTTCCTGCGGCACTGCATCTGGGTGGTCGACGGTGTGCTCGAGGTCGTCGTCGGCGACGATCAGACGCGGCTCGGTGCCGGCGACCGCATCGAGCTCGGCGAGCCCGCCGACGTCGTCTACCGGAACCCCGGCGCGGAGCCCGTGCGGTACGTCGTGGTGGTGGTCCGGGCCGCGCGGGGCCGGGAATAGGATCGGAGCCATGCGCATCCACCTCGGAACGGACCACGCCGGCCTCGAGTTCAACAAGACCCTCGCCCAGCACCTGACCGACGCGGGGCACGAGGTCGTCGACCACGGTCCGACCGAGTACGACGCGCTGGACGACTACCCCTCGTTCTGCATCAACGCCGCGCACGCCGTGGTGCAGGACCAGCGCGCGGGCGTCGAGGCGCTCGGTGTCGTCTTCGGCGGCTCGGGCAACGGCGAGCAGATCGCCGCGAACAAGGTCGAGGGCATCCGCGCCGCGCTCGTCTGGAACGAGTCCACCGCAGTGCTCGCCCGGCAGCACAACGACGCGAACGTGATCTCGATCGGCGCGCGCCAGCACACCGAGGACGAGGCCATCCGGTTCGTCGACCTCTTCATCGCCGAGCCCTTCTCCGGCGAGGAGCGTCACGCCCGCCGGATCGCGCAGCTCGCCGAGTACGAGACGACGGGGCACATCGCCGGTAAGCAGATCGACGAGTAGTCCGGGTAGACAGGACCGATGCCAGAGGGTCACTCCGTCCACCGCATCGCGAACCAGTTCTCGCGGCACTTCGTCGGGAAGCGCTGCGAGGTCTCCAGCCCGCAGGGGCGGTTCGCGGCCGGTGCCGCCCAGCTCGACGGCAAGCGCATGATCGCTGCCCGGGCCGTGGCGAAGCAGATGTTCCTCGAGTTCGAGGACGACCTGTTCCTCCGCGTGCACCTCGGGCTCTACGGCGCGTGGGACTTCGCCGGCGTGATCTCGTCGGCCGAGGCACTGTCCGAGGACGGTGACGGCGAGGAGTCGCTGTCGTCGATCGGCGCTCCGCGGCTCGCCCGCTACCGGATGGCCGAGCAGGAGAAGGCCGAGGACCCGATCGAGGCGTTCCCGCCGGACCCCGTCGGCCAGGTGCGCGTCCGCATCCTGACCGAGGACACGGTCGCCGACCTCCGCGGCCCGACCGCCTGCGTGGTCGAGGACCCGGCCGGCGTGCAGCGCGCCCTCGACAAGCTCGGACCGGACCCGATCAACGACGACGGGCCGGAGGCGGAGAAGACCTTCGTCGACAACGTCCGGAAGCGCAACGTCGCGATCGGGCAGCTGCTCATGGACCAGTCGGTGGTCGCGGGCATCGGCAACATCTACCGCGCCGAGCTGCTCTTCCGGCAGCGCATCGATCCGTACAAGCCCGGCAAGAAGATCACCGTGAAGCAGGCGAAGGCGCTCTGGCAGGACTGGTCGAAGCTGCTGCACGCGGGGGTCCGGGACGGCCTCATGCTGACGATGGACGACCTGTCCGAGGCCGACCACGCCAAGGCCGTCCGCTCGCGGAAGGACCGGCACTGGGTGTACCACCGCCAGGGCGAACCCTGCCGGGTGTGCGGGACCGAGATCCGGATGGCGGACATGGCCGGACGCAAGCTCTACTGGTGCCCGCGCGATCAGAAGTAGACCGGGGACCAGAAGGAGCTGCTGGACGGAACGAGCCGCGGCCGCTACAGGTCGCGGTGCGTGAACCGCCCCGCGATCGCGGTCCCCAGCACCTCGGCGTGGCGCAGCGCCGCCGAGTCGGCGACCGCCAGCGGGTCCGCGGCCAGCAACACCAGGTCGGCCACGTCACCGACGGACACTCCGACCCGGCTGCCCTCGGTCGAGCCGCGCCACGCGGTCAGCGCGGACAGGCGTTCCTCCGGGTGCCACGGCGTACGGCCGTCGCGGTCCCGCCCGACCGCGGCCGCCATCGACACCCACGGGTCGAGCGGCGCCACGGGAGCGTCCGACCCGAGCCGGAGCTCGGCCCCCGTCCGGTGCAGCGACGCGAACGGGAAGGCCCGGTCGGTCACGTCCGCCCAGTACCGGTCGGCGATGTCCCGGTCGTCCATCGCGTGCTCCGGCTGGACCGACGCCACGATCCCGAGCCGGGCGAACCGGTCGACGTCGGTGTCGGCGAGCAGCTGGGCGTGCTCGATGCTGCCCCGCGCGCCCACGGCCTCGAACACGTCGAGCGCCAGGGTGTTCGCCCGGTCGCCGATCGCGTGCACGGCCGGCACGAGCCCGGCGTCGACGGCGCGCCGGACCATCGCCACGAGGTCCTCGAACGGGTACGCGAGCGCGCCCTCGCCCGACGTCATCGCGGCCGTCCTCGTGCCGAGCGAGCCGTCGGTGATCACCTTGAACGGACCCATCCGGGCCAGTCCGCGGGTGCCGTCCACGACGTCACCGGTGCGCAGGCCGCGAGCGATCGCCGCATCGAGCTCGCCCGGGTACACCCCCGAGTCGACCCGCAGGCCGTCCGTCCCCGCGTGCACCCGCCGGGTCCAGCGGTCGAGCCCGAAGACCATCTCGAGGTCGACCACGCGCGTCACGCCGCGGGCGGCCGCCGCGTCGACCGCCTCGGCCACCCAGCCGTCGAGCACGTCGTCCGGCACCCGGGACAGCACCGCGGTCACGTCGAAGGCGTCCTGCTCGCGCAGCACCCCGTCGTCGCCGGCCGCGAGCGGCCGTCCGAGGAGCGCCGAGCAGTGGGCGAGCGCGAGCGCGTTGCACCAGACGGCGTGCAGGTCCGCGGCCACGACGACGACCGGGAGGCCCGGTGCGGCCCGGTCGAGCAACTCGCGTCGTGCGGGGCGGGGCCAGTTCCCGTCACGGTAGCCGTGACCGACGAGCACCAGGTCGGTCACACCGGCGCGCGCGACCGTGGCGAGCGCGTCGGCGGTCGCCTCCGCCGAGGTGCAGGTGGACACGTCGACGCGCCGGCGGACGAGCGCCCACTGGTCGAAGTGCACGTGGTGGTCGACGAGGCCCGGGCCGAGCCACGCGCCGTCGGTCTCGACGACGTCGGCGTCGACGCTCGACGGGGGGTCGAGCGTGCCCGCGGGGGCGACCGCCTCGACGCGGCCGTCGACGATGCGGACGTCGCACGGGGCGCCGGAGGTGCCCACCCGGCGGACGGTGCGGAGCAGGACGTCCGTCACGATGCCTCCCGTCCGTCCCGGCGCTCCACGTGTGCGCGCTCGACCGCGTCGGCGAGTGCCGGCGAGGCGTAGGGGCCGTCACCCCGGAGCCCCGCGACGATCCGCTCGACGACCTCGGGAGCCTTGTTCTGCGAGAGCTTCGCGCGTGCGTCGAACCGGGTGACCCGGACGCGGATGCCGACGGTGCCCTTCGCCATGCGCCGGGCCGTGTCCTCGTCGACCTCGAGGGACACCGGTTCGGGCATGACCCGCTCGAAGTGGTCGACCAGCTCGCCGAGCACGCGGAAGTTCTCCTCGTCGGACAGGATCTCCGGCGTCCCCCAGCAGTGCGCCGTCACGTGGTTCCAGGTCGGGACGAACTGCTCCGGCGGGTACCAGGCGGGGGAGACGTACCCGTGCGGACCCTGGAAGACGACGAGGACCTCGTGCTGTCCGAGCTCGTGCGCGACCTCGTCCGGCCTGCCGACGTGCGACACGAGGACGAGGTGGTCGGGATCGTCGTCCGGGCCCGGCGCCTCGAGCAGGAAGGGGTAGTGCGAGGCGACGAGCCCCGAAGCGGTGTGCGAGACGATCGTCGCCCACGGGTGCCCGTCGATCAGGCGCCGCACCTCGTCGACGTCGGTCATCAGGAAGTGGGGTGTGTGCCGCATGCGACGAGCGTGGCACATGCCAGGCTGGTCGGCATGGAGAAGCGCGCCGCGTACGAGTCCGTCCTGCCGTACATCCGTGAGTGGATCGACTACAAGGTGTGGCAGCTCCGGCTCCCCGGCGTGCAGGTCGCGATCGGCTTCGAGGACGAGGTGCTCTTCTCGGAGGCCTGGGGGTACGCCGACGTCGAAGCGGGGCGACGCCTGACGACCACGGACCTGTTCCGGATCGCGTCGCACTCGAAGACGTTCACCGCGACCGCGCTGCTGCAGCTCGCCGACGCCGGCGCGCTCCGGCTCGACGACACCGTCGGCTCGTTCGTGCCCGCGCTCGTCGAGGCGGGCTCTCCGATCGCCGACGCCACGGTGCGCGAGCTGATGGAGATGGGTGGTGGCGTGGTCCGCGACGGTGCCGACGGTGACCACTGGGCGCTCGACCACCCGTTCCCGGATTCCGACCAGCTCGTCACGCTCGTGGTCGAGGGCGGCGCGAAGGTGCCCGTCGGGTCCGCCTTCAACTACTCGAACCTCGGCTACGGCCTGCTCGGGCTCGTGATCGAGGCCGTCACCGGCACGTCCTACGCCGAGCACGTCCGGAGCGCGATCGTCGAGCCGCTCGGGCTGACCGGCACGGGCCCGGAGTTCGACCCCGCCCGCGAGGACGAGTTCGTCGTCGGCTACACGGGCCTGCACACCGCGCGGACCCGCGCGCGCGTCCCGCACGTGACGACCGGGGCGCTCGCCGCGGCGACGGGCTTCCACGGCACCGCGTCCGACCTCGTCCGGTACTTCTCGGCGCACGTGCCCGGTCGGGGCTCGCTGCTCTCGGACCACGCGAAGCGGCTGGCGCAGCGGAAGGCGTGGAGCGCGCTCGACAGCGACCCGGCCGCGCGCGGCTACGGCGCGGGGTTCATCGTCGACCGGATCGGCGGGCGGGAGGTGCGCGGGCACTCCGGCGGGTTCCCCGGGCAGATCACGCAGTCGGTGTTCGACCCGGCGTCGTCACTCGTGGTCTCCGTCCTGACGAGCAGCGCGACCGGCCCCGCGGGCATGCTGGCGACCGGCATCGTGCACCTGCTCGACGCCGCTGCCGACGAGCAGGCTCCCGGTCCCGAGCTGCCCGAGGGCGTGGACACCGATCGGTACACGGGACGGTTCACCACGTTCGAGGGCATCACCGACGTCGCCCGGATCGGCGATCGTCTGCTCGCGATCGACCCCACCCAGCCCGTCCCCACGGAGTCGCCGGTGCGGCTCGCGGTCGTCGACGAGGACACACTCCTCATGGCGTCGGGCAACCGCTTCGGCTCGGTCGACGAGCGCATCACCTACACACGGGACGAGACCGGCACCGTCGTGTCGTTCCGCGGGGACAGCGGCATGACGCACCGCCCGTGGTCGGTGCCCGGGGAGACCCCCGAGGTCGCCGCCGCCCTCGTCTGACGGCGCGTCCGGCGCAGGCCGGGGGATAACCCCACCCCCGATCCGGGAGACGGCAGGATGGGACGTGGGGACGGGCTCCGGGAGGCTGGACCCATGACCGACACCGACCGCCTCGACCAGGCCGAGACCGTCCCGCTGGACGACCACGCCGCCGATCGTGCACCGACCGTCCCGCTCGACGGAACCGTGCACCAGGGAGCCACGAAGCCGATGCCCGAACAGCACCCCACGCCCGACGCCGGTCCTCCCACGGCGCCGTCGGGCTGGGCTGCGACGCCGACGGCGGGGCAGGCGTCCGCACCGGGGCAGTCGCCCTTCGCCGCCGGGCAGCCGCCGTTCGCCGCCGCGGGCGCGTCGGGGAGCGGGGGCGGTGCCGGCTCGGGCATGACCGCCGGCCGGTTCTACCGCGAGGCCTGGCGCCGCCTGCCGCGCGACTTCGGGTACATGGCACTGACCGCCGTGCTGCTCTGCACACTCTACGCGGCGTTCCCCGCAGCGCTGTTCGGTCGGGGCCTGCGCGACCTGTTCAACCCGTTCGTGCTCCTGATGTTCTTCATCGCGCTGTTCGTGGCGCGGTGGCTCGGCCAGTTCGAGAAGCTCCGCATCGGCTGGGCCGACCCGCGGCCGATCCGTCCGGTGGACTGGACGCCGCGGTGGCAGCAGAACTGGTGGACGCGCACCGGCTCCGCGGTGGCGAACCCGCACTACTGGCTCTACCTGCTGCACGCGGCCGTGGTCTACCCGCTCGCTGCCCTGGTGACCGTCGGGGCCGGGGTCCTGCTCGCCGTCGGGTTCGCGTGGCCCCTGGCCGTCGGCGCGGCGTGGAGCCTGGGCGGGGTCGGTGGACTGTACTTCCCGAGCTGGGACACCGGCTTCGTGGGAGGTGTCGCGCTCCTCGGCCTGCTGTCGATGGCTGCGTCCGTCCTGCTCCTGCCGCTCTGGGCACGCGGCTCCGTGCTCGCCCATTACTGGATCGATTTCGGCCTGCTCGGCGGGTTCCGTGCCGAGCAGCTCGAGCAGCGCGTCGCCGGGCTGCAGGCGTCCCGTGCGGGCGCCGTGACCGCCGAGGGTCAGACGCTCCGGCAGATCGAGCGCGACCTGCACGACGGCCCGCAGCAGCGGCTCGTCCGGCTCCGCATGGACCTGGCCGCCGCCGAGCGCGCCTTCGACCGCGACCCGGAGAAGGCGAAGCAGCTCATCGGCGAGGCCACAGAGCACGCGCAGGACGCCCTCGACGAACTGCGCGCCCTGTCCCGGGGCTTCGCGCCGCCGATCCTGCTCGACCGCGGCCTGGTCGCCGCGCTCGAGGCCCTGGTGGCACGCACCCCGATCCCCGTGGGGCTCGACGTCCGCCTGCCCGAAGGGCTCGAGCTGGCGACGGAGATCCAGCGCAACGTGTACTTCACGGTCAGCGAGCTGCTGACGAACACGATGAAGCACGCGGGTGCCTCGACCGCGGGGGTGTACCTCGGACTCATCGTCGACGCCTCCGGTCTCTGGTACCTGACCGTCAGCGTCACCGACGACGGCCGGGGCGGCGCCCGACCGCAGGAGGGGCACGGGCTCGAGGGGCTGACCGGCCGGATGCGGGCACTCGACGGCGAGCTCGTCGTGAACAGCCCCGAGGGCGGCCCGACCGAGGTCACCGCGCGCATCCCGCTCGGCGCCCTGAACGGCGTGCCCGTCGGCCGCGTCTGAAGCCGCGGGGAGCACCGACGCTCCCACTAGGCTGGTCGGCATGAGCGACGGCCCGGGTGCAGCACGCATCCGGGCCGTCGTCGTCGACGACGCCGTGCTCCTGCGCGAGGGGCTCGCGCGCGTGCTGGACGAGGCCGGGATCGACGTCGTCGGTCAGTACGCCGACGCCGACACGTTCCTCGCCACGCTGCCGCACGACGCCCCCGACGTGGTCGTGATGGACGTGCGGATGCCGCCGACCTTCACCGACGAGGGCGTGCGTGCCGCCGTCGAGACCCGCCGCGTCGCCCCCGGCACCGGGGTCCTGCTGCTGTCCCAGTACGTCGAGGCCACCTACGCGGAGGACGTCCTCGCCGCCGGCGCGACGGGCATCGGGTACCTGCTCAAGGACCGTGTGACCCGGCTCGAGGAGATCGACGACGCCGTCCGCCGCATCGCCGGTGGGGGCACCGTGCTCGACCCCGAGGTCGTCACGCAGCTCATGGGACGCCGACGCGACCCGCTCGCCGCGCTGACACCGCGGGAGCGCGAGGTGCTCGGACTCATGGCCGAGGGCCGCACGAACGCCGCGATCGCCCGCGCGCTGGTGATCGGCACCGGCGCGGTCGAGAAGCACGTGTCGAGCATCTTCGGCAAGCTCGCGCTCGAGGACACCGGTGAGGACCACCGCCGCGTCCTCGCCGTCCTCGCCTACCTCGGCTGACCGCGACCACGCCGTGAACCGCGTCCCCGCACCGCTCCTCGCGCTCGCCGCGATGGTGTCCGTGCAGATCGGTGCGGCGGTCGCGAAGACCCGCTTCGACGAGGTCGCACCGGTCGGCGCAGCCACGCTCCGGCTCGTCATCGGCGCCGTCGTGCTCGTGCTCCTCGTCCGGCCTCGCGTGCGGCACTGGACCCGGGGGCAGTGGACGGCGGCGGTGCTGCTCGGGCTGGCGCTCGGCGGCATGAACGTGTTCATCTACGTGGCGTTCGCGAGCATCCCGATCGGCGTCGCCGTGACGATCGAGTTCCTCGGACCGCTCGCCCTGTCGCTCGTGCACACCCGGCGGTGGCGCGACGTCACCTGGGCGCTCCTGGCGCTCGCCGGTGTCGTGCTGCTGGGCGTCGGGCCCGCCGCGGTCACCGCAGTGGGCGGTGTCGTCGCTGCCGTCGCGGCGGCCGCGTGCTGGGCGGGCTACATCGTGATGAACCAGCGCGTCGGTGCCGCGATCCCCGGTGTCGACGGGCTCGCGGTCTCGATGGTCGTCGCGATGCTCGTGTCGCTGCCGACCGGGCTCCTGCCCGCGGTCGACGGTGTCGTCGCAGCACCGTCGCTGCTGCTCGTGTTCGCGGGGGTCGCGGTCCTGTCGAGCGTGCTCCCGTACGCGCTCGAGATGCTCGCCCTGCGGCGCATGCCGACCCGGGTGTTCGGGGTGCTGCAGAGCCTCGGCCCGGCGATCGCCGCCCTGGCGGGCCTGGTCGTCCTGCGCGAGGGCCTGGCGGCGCAGGAGGTCGTCGCCCTCGCCTGCGTGAGCGTCGCGAGCATCGGGGTCACGCTGTCGGCGCGACGCGGACGCATCCGGCCGGCCGCGGGACGGACAGGAGGCGCGGGGCAGGTTCCCTGACGTCGGGAACGTCCGCCGCGCCTCCCGGAAGACCGCCTACTCGACGCGGAGGAAGTCCGCGTACGTGGGTTCCGCCTGCACACCCGACAGGAGCGCCGGATCGTTGATCCGCCGCTCGACGTAGGCCGCGATGACCTCCGGCGGGGTGAGCACGTGGGCGACCCAGGACGGCACCTCGCGCTTCTTCATGGTGCCTCCTTCCATCCGGTCGTCGGGACGAACTACACGATCGATGAGTATTTCGACGAACCGGTGCACACGGAACGATCCTCGGCATCCGGGCCGAAGTCAATGCAGTGCGTTCCCCGGATGCCGGTCCGCGCGGAGGGTGCGGTGCTTGACGGCGGAACGCCACACCCACGCGTCCGCCTGCTGCCCGAACTGCGCCCACTCCACGAGGACGGCATCGCGCGTCCAGCTCTTCGCGAAGCCCTTCACCCGGATGTGGAAGGTGGGGAACTGTATCCACGCCCACACGGGCACGGGCGTGACGGCGTGGCACACGTCGGGCCCGCGCGCCTCCTCGGACAGCGAGTAGGCGCGCGGGCGTTCGACCTCCGGGTGTTCCGGGGGCTGCCACCGGTTCTCGCGACGCCGTCCCACAGCGGTATTCGAACGTGTGTTCGAACCAACGTCAAGTCGAGCGCGTGCGCGCCGCGGCGACCGGCCTGTCGGCGGGCGTGTCGGTCGAGCCCGGGGTGGGGATCGTGGCGCGCATCCATTCCGATCGGTCCGCAGACAGGGGGACCAGCGTGTACCCCGTTCGTGGGCTGTCGTGTCCGCGGAACGCGAGGTGGAATGGACGGTGCAGGACACCCCTGCGCGCTTCACCCGGAGGAGCCGCATGACCGTCACGCTCTCCCGCCCGCACCCGGTACCGACCGGTGCGGTGCCGGCACCCGCAACGCTCCGCCCGCTGCCGCCCGTCGCCGTGCGGTGGCTGCTCCGCGCCGCCTTCGCGCTGCCGTACGTCGTCCTCGCGGTGATCGCGTCGCGGATCGCCCCGACCCCGCTCCTCGAGCTCACGGGCAACCAGGTGACCATGGACCGCGCGACCGCAGCGCTCGACGGCGGCGTCGTGCAGGCCATCGGGCAGCTCTGGCCGCTGCTGTCCGGGGTACTGCTGCGCTTCATGCCGTTCGGGGTTGACGGCGCTGCGGTCCTCGGTGGCGTCACGGCCGGCGTGCTCCTGCAGCTCCTCGCGCAGGCCATGCTCCGACGTGGGCTGCCGATGCGGAAGGTCGTCGCGTTCACCATCGCCCTCGGTGCGAACCCGCTCTACGCGTTCGTCGCCCTCAACGACCTGCAGGCGTTCCTCGGCATCGCGCTCTTCGCACTCGCGGTCGTCGACATGGTGCGGTTCTTCGCGTGGGGCGACACCCAGGCGGGGTTCCGCGCCGGGCTCTCGCTGATGATGTCGACACTCCTCGACCCGATGGGGTTCGTCTACGTCGTCATCGCCGCGCTCGCGGCGCCGCTCCTCGACCTCGCGCGGCGCGGCCAGCAGGGCGTCCGGCGTGCGAACGTGCTCGTGCTCGTGTTCCCGAGTGCCGCCGTCGCGCTGTCGACGGCCGTACTCGACGTCATGGTCCTCCACGACCCGTTCGCGGCCCTGCGCGGGTCCATCGACGTCTCCGGGGAGCGTCTCGCCGGCCTGCAGCACCTCTTCGCCACCGCGGACGGGCTGCTCCTCGTGGCGATGCTCGTGGCCGGGGCGGCACTGGCGCTGCTCGTCGGCCGGCCGGGCGCGATCGCGCTCGTCGCGGCGCTGTTCGGCGGGATCATCGGCGGGTACGCGATCGGCCTGATCCCCGTCGCAGCAGCGGGCAACGTCTTCGTCACGATGCTCAGCGTCGCCATCGCGATCCTCCCGCGGGCCGGCAGCCGGGTGACCAGCGCGTTGGTCGTGCTCCTCGCCGTGCTGCAGGTGCCGCTCGCGTGGGCCGCTGCGTTCCAGCGCGAGGTCGTCGTCCAGTGGATGCACGCCCTGGTCGCGGTGGTGGCCGGATGACCGCCGTCGAGCCCCGTGCCGAGGGCAGCCCGACCGTCTCCACGTCGTCGGTCCGCCCGGCCGTCGTCGCCACCGGCCGCCACCGCGGCGAGGAGACCGACTGGCGGCCGCCGCACCGCTGCTCGGTGCAGCGGCACGTCGACGAGGGGTGGGTCGCGTCCGCGCGCATCCGCGAGGGCGTGCTCGTCCTGACGAGCGGGCGGTCCGAGCCGGACGTGCTCCGCGCCGCGCTCACCGAGGAGTTCGGCGAGCCCGTCGTGCTCCGCAGCGCGTCCGAGGCGGACGTCCGCCAGCGCATCGCCTACGAGCTCGAGGAGGAGGTCGCCGACCTCGCCGCCCACGGTCTCGCCCGCACGAACCCGGCACTGTCCGCCCGCACCGTGCTGTCCCGGGGCCAGCAGGTCGGCGTCGTCGTCGCGCTGGTGGTGCTCGCCGCCTGCCTGGTCGTGGCGCCGGGGACCACCGCCGCCGTGGTGACCGCGGCGCTCTCGCTCGGGTTCCTGGCCGGGATCGTGTTCAAGTTCTGGGTGTCGATGGTCGGCGCCCGTTTCGACCTGGTCGAGCAGGTGTCGGCGGAGGACGTCACCGCGCTCGATGACGACACCCTGCCCACGTACACCGTGCTGGTGCCCGTCTTCCGCGAGGCGAACATCGTGCACGACCTCGTGCGCAACCTCGAGGTACTCGACTGGCCGAAGGACCGGCTCGAGGTCCTCGTGCTCGTCGAGGCCGAGGACCACGAGACCCGCCAGGCCGTCCTCGACGCCGCACCGCCGGACTGGATGCGCATCGTGATCGTGCCGCCGGGGTCTCCCCAGACGAAGCCGCGCGCCTGCAACGTCGGACTCGCGATCGCGCAGGGAGAGTACGTCGTCATCTACGACGCCGAGGACCGACCCGACCCGGACCAGCTCAAGAAGGTGTTCCTGACCTTCGACCGCGCCGGTGACGACACCGTGTGCGTGCAGGCGGCGCTGAGCTACTTCAACGCCGACGAGAACCCGCTGACCCGCATGTTCACGCTCGAGTACTCGTACTGGTTCGACTACATGCTCGCCGGACTCGACGCCCGCCAGTTGCCGATCCCGCTCGGCGGCACGTCCAACCACTTCCGCACCGACCTGCTCCGCGAACTCGGCGGGTGGGACCCGTACAACGTCACCGAGGACGCCGACCTCGGCATCCGGGCCTCCGCCGTCGGGTACCGCGTCGCCGTGGTCAACTCCACGACGATGGAGGAGGCGAACACCTCGATCCCGAACTTCGTCCGGCAACGCTCCCGCTGGATCAAGGGGTACATGCAGACCGCCCTCGTGCACGCACGACGCCCGCGTGCGCTCGTGGCCGAGATCGGCATCCGTCGTGCGGCCGCGTTCGCGCTGCTCATCGCCGGGACGCCGCTGACGTTCCTCGGCATGCTGCCCGGCATCGTCGTCACGGTCGCGACGCTGGTGCTCCCGCCCGAGTGGACCGCCCCGGTGTTCCCGGCGCCGGTCCTCTGGCTCTGCGTGCTCGACTTCCTGCTCGGCAACGCGACGATGATCTACCTCACGATGATGGGGCCCTACAAGCGCGCTCGGTTCGACCTCATGGGGTGGGCGCTCCTCAACCCCGTGTACTGGGTCCTGCACTCGATCGCCGCGTACAAGGGGCTCTGGCAGCTGATCACCCGGCCGCACTACTGGGAGAAGACGGAGCACGGCCTGACGAAGACGACGGCCTGAGCACGACGAGGCCCGGTACGGAGGGGATGACGGGGATCGAGCGTCGGCGCAGTGCCAGCTGGAAGGCCGTGGAGGGGATGACGGGGATCGAGCGTCGGCGCAGTGCCAGCTGGAAGGCCGTGGAGGGGATGACGGGAATCGAGCGTCGGCGCAGTGCCAGCTGGAAGCCCGTGGAAGGGGTGGAGGGGATGACGGGGATCGAGCGTCGGCGCAGTGCCAGCTGGAAGCCCGTGGAAAGGTGGAGGGGATGACGGGAATCGAACCCGCGTGGCCAGTTTGGAAGACTGGGGCTCTACCATTGAGCTAC
Coding sequences within it:
- a CDS encoding EamA family transporter, giving the protein MNRVPAPLLALAAMVSVQIGAAVAKTRFDEVAPVGAATLRLVIGAVVLVLLVRPRVRHWTRGQWTAAVLLGLALGGMNVFIYVAFASIPIGVAVTIEFLGPLALSLVHTRRWRDVTWALLALAGVVLLGVGPAAVTAVGGVVAAVAAAACWAGYIVMNQRVGAAIPGVDGLAVSMVVAMLVSLPTGLLPAVDGVVAAPSLLLVFAGVAVLSSVLPYALEMLALRRMPTRVFGVLQSLGPAIAALAGLVVLREGLAAQEVVALACVSVASIGVTLSARRGRIRPAAGRTGGAGQVP
- a CDS encoding glycosyltransferase, whose translation is MTAVEPRAEGSPTVSTSSVRPAVVATGRHRGEETDWRPPHRCSVQRHVDEGWVASARIREGVLVLTSGRSEPDVLRAALTEEFGEPVVLRSASEADVRQRIAYELEEEVADLAAHGLARTNPALSARTVLSRGQQVGVVVALVVLAACLVVAPGTTAAVVTAALSLGFLAGIVFKFWVSMVGARFDLVEQVSAEDVTALDDDTLPTYTVLVPVFREANIVHDLVRNLEVLDWPKDRLEVLVLVEAEDHETRQAVLDAAPPDWMRIVIVPPGSPQTKPRACNVGLAIAQGEYVVIYDAEDRPDPDQLKKVFLTFDRAGDDTVCVQAALSYFNADENPLTRMFTLEYSYWFDYMLAGLDARQLPIPLGGTSNHFRTDLLRELGGWDPYNVTEDADLGIRASAVGYRVAVVNSTTMEEANTSIPNFVRQRSRWIKGYMQTALVHARRPRALVAEIGIRRAAAFALLIAGTPLTFLGMLPGIVVTVATLVLPPEWTAPVFPAPVLWLCVLDFLLGNATMIYLTMMGPYKRARFDLMGWALLNPVYWVLHSIAAYKGLWQLITRPHYWEKTEHGLTKTTA
- a CDS encoding response regulator transcription factor, producing MSDGPGAARIRAVVVDDAVLLREGLARVLDEAGIDVVGQYADADTFLATLPHDAPDVVVMDVRMPPTFTDEGVRAAVETRRVAPGTGVLLLSQYVEATYAEDVLAAGATGIGYLLKDRVTRLEEIDDAVRRIAGGGTVLDPEVVTQLMGRRRDPLAALTPREREVLGLMAEGRTNAAIARALVIGTGAVEKHVSSIFGKLALEDTGEDHRRVLAVLAYLG